TGTCAAAACGGGTAAAAAAATTACAAAATCATCTCATGTGTTATACTCACCAAGATATATATTTGATACAAAATATTATGTCCTTCTTTATTTCGAAAATTCACATTACATGATAAAAAGATGTCCTTTTATCACCATTCGTAAAAGTGATGCTCATTTAGCTTGTTTAGAAACAAAAGAAGATTTTTTCGTTTATGAAGATGCAGTCAATTTTAATTCCGAAAAAACATTTATAGTATTTAGAGATTCAGATATATTATATAAATTAGATTTATCCACTGATCAGTTTGAAAAAAATAGCTTAAAAAGAATTATAGAAAAGACCTCTAAAGAAAGTGTCTTTAAATTCCAACCCAACTCCTTAGGTGACATCATCACATATTCTCGTTCAGGAGGAGGAGACCTTGACCTTGTTAAAATCATTAATCACAATGATAAAATACAACCCCTTAATCCTAATTTACATGGTTATGAGTATTTAGATGGTTCCAGTGGATTTGGTCAGAACTTTTATTTTTTAAAATATTATAATAACTTTGGAAAAGTACATTGTAAATTAGAAAGTTTAGAAAAGTTCGGAGATTCATTTAATCATAAAATCATTCATTCAACTTTACCAGAAGTAAATAAATTAGTAAAAACCAACCGTTCTATGTTTGCTTATAATGAAGAAATATTAATTGATGCAATGAATTCTAGTAATTCTCAAATACTCAAACCAGTTCAAATTACAAAAATTGCACAAATTCAAGGTTCTCATCATGCATTATTTATTTTGGGAACCAATACATCAGGACAAACATTAATAGAAAAATATGATATCAATAGTAAAACCTTTACGACTTTAATTCAACCAGATAAATTTAGTATTACATATATGAATGTTAATGATAACGGAGATCTCAATTTCATTGCTAACCGTTATGCTGATAATGTTCAAATATTTGCCTTATTAAAAGATGGAAAAAATGAAAACGACTTGCTAATTCAAAAAGTAACTAGTAAAGAAAAAATTAGCTTTGTCAGCTTAAATTAAGCTGACCATGCATTATTAGTTACTCTTTCCTCAAAATTTGAAATAAAATTGTAAGTTCTTATAAAATACTCAAATTCATAAATTAATTTTATAAATAAATATTTAAGGAAATCAGAGCTATTTCATTTAAAATACTTTTGTATTTTAATTTTTAGACAAATACTAAAATACTGCCTCTAAATCAAACTTTAATCAGTTAATAATTCTATTACAGATACAACATAAATATTACAACTACAAACTTAAAAGTGAAGTAACTCCATTGCTATTTTGATTCAAAAAAAATAAGAATTCAATTTGTAACTATTTATTCAATTGAATTACTCAAATCATAACTGCCAATTAAATGATACTTTATTAATATAAATATTTGAAAAACGTTTTTAATGTACCGCATGCCAAAAATATTTTGCATGACCTTCCTTCTTTATAAAAAATATATTTAATAATAGAAAATAAATACAAGAATTTCTGAGTAATAAAATGAAGTATTTAATAGAATTCATCTAAAAAAAATGAATTATGGAAGTTTACCTAGGAAAACTTTACTTGACGAAAAATAAAAATAGTTGTAAAAAAATATTAAATTTGACAGAGATCTTGATATCCTTTAATTTAGTTGAGTCGCTTAAAATAAAATGTTAGCCCACTACTACTTATAGTGGTAAAACGTTTCTAATTCTGAGGTTTCTATTGAAAAAGTCATCATTTGATTTGTACTTATTTATAGCGTTTTTTATTTTCTTGCTGCATTTTTGTCTTTGGCTATATCTTTTACAATTTAAACCGCATTTAACACCTGCAAATAATTTGATTGAACTTCTAAATCACTGGGATTCTGGATGGTATACAAAAATAATTCAAAACAGCTATGTCATTGAACAAAGTAGAGCATTTTTTCCATTATATCCAACTCTTGTAAAGTTAATTGATTTTCAATTTAACCCTCTATCAACTGCTGTAACGGGAACTATTTTTTCAAGTGTATTATTTTTTTCATTTTTATATTATATAAGAAATCTAGGAATAAAAGATAATGATTTACCAGTATGGTTATACCCAAAAAATTTATTATGTTTCTTATTTTTTATATTATCTCCGGGTAGTTACATTTTTCATACGCACCATACGGAATCCTTATTTTTATTTCTTTCCTATTTAGCTTTATATTTTTCATATAAAAAGAAATTTTTATGGGCAACAATTTTTGCTGGACTTTGTAGTATAACAAAAAATCAGGGAGTATTATTGGCAATTGCTGTTGCTATTCTTTTATGCCAAAATGAATCTAATTTGTTTCAAAAATTAAAGAAATTTATCATCTCTGGAATTATTTCCGGAAGTTTCTTTATTTCTTATCTTTTATATCAATATTTAGTTTTTTCAAATCCTTTTGAATTCATGAAAGCACAAAAAAATTGGCATCATATTGAATATTTTAGTGATTATTTTAAAGTATTTATTCTACAAGGAAATCATCAAGATAAATCTTTAGGCGCTATAAAGCATCAATTATTTTTTTATTTAATTTTATTTTATTCAATAAAGCTTTGGAATTATTCAAAAGCAATAAGTTTTTATTGTGTCATCTCTGTACTGCTATTGCCATTTCAAGGGGAAACAATCAATTCATTTAGATTTTTTAGTTATCTATTTCCTGTGTTTTTTATTTTGGGAATTTATAATAGTAAAAAAGAATTATATATTAAATTAGGTATCTTATTTATTTTTCTTTTTCTAAATTTTCAAACTACATATAATTATGGAATTTTAAAGTGGGCATATTAATTTCTAGAGAATATTTATAAAATATCAATAACAATTAACAAATTTAGTAATCTAAATAGTAAAAAATATAAAAATAAAAGTAAATTTAGACTTAGGGAATATTTTGAAGAAATATTCTTATCTTTTATTTCAAAATTATTACATATAATTTTGAAATAAAATAGAGAAACTAACTATTCTTTAGCTTTTCTATCTCAGAAATAGGTAGGTCAGTTATTTTACTGATCATTTCAATTGGAAAATGATTTGTTAAAAGATTTTTTGCTATTCCTATTTTTCCTTTTGTAAACCCTATTTGAACTCCTTCATTTTTTCCTTTAGCAAAACCCTCTTCCCTAGCCCCATCCATATCAGTGTTGTAGTCCAGTTCATATTTTCTTCTGGCTTCGTATTTTGCTCTAGCAACGGGATCTTGGCTGATATATTCTAGGGTAATAAATGCTTTTCCAATTTCAGGGGTTTGCATAGCCATAACAGTCTCCTTTGAAGCGCCTTTAAAAAAGTGCATCCATTTATCGAGTTCATTATAATAATGATCTGTGATTTTGGGAACTTCTAAAAAGTACAGTTGGAAATCGTGGGAAAAAACTTTTCTTGTTTCAGTATCTAATGCTTTAATTTTCGTCATAAAATAATCTTTATCCTTAAAGAAATTAAAGTTCAAGATATGGATGCAGATAGCAGGTTTTAAAGTTTTGTATTTCTTTCCGCTTGTTAATTGTTGTTCATAAAGCTTCGCCCAGTAATACAAACAACGTTTTTCGTACTCATAGGTATTTTGCACCTGAATTTCAATATT
This is a stretch of genomic DNA from Pigmentibacter ruber. It encodes these proteins:
- a CDS encoding Rpn family recombination-promoting nuclease/putative transposase codes for the protein MEFKLLDIKNNYVFKRIFGEKEDVLIHFLNSVLNYPEDEKIISLTYLNTKINKDQENDKETRLNVLAKLNNESFVNIEIQVQNTYEYEKRCLYYWAKLYEQQLTSGKKYKTLKPAICIHILNFNFFKDKDYFMTKIKALDTETRKVFSHDFQLYFLEVPKITDHYYNELDKWMHFFKGASKETVMAMQTPEIGKAFITLEYISQDPVARAKYEARRKYELDYNTDMDGAREEGFAKGKNEGVQIGFTKGKIGIAKNLLTNHFPIEMISKITDLPISEIEKLKNS
- a CDS encoding mannosyltransferase family protein is translated as MKKSSFDLYLFIAFFIFLLHFCLWLYLLQFKPHLTPANNLIELLNHWDSGWYTKIIQNSYVIEQSRAFFPLYPTLVKLIDFQFNPLSTAVTGTIFSSVLFFSFLYYIRNLGIKDNDLPVWLYPKNLLCFLFFILSPGSYIFHTHHTESLFLFLSYLALYFSYKKKFLWATIFAGLCSITKNQGVLLAIAVAILLCQNESNLFQKLKKFIISGIISGSFFISYLLYQYLVFSNPFEFMKAQKNWHHIEYFSDYFKVFILQGNHQDKSLGAIKHQLFFYLILFYSIKLWNYSKAISFYCVISVLLLPFQGETINSFRFFSYLFPVFFILGIYNSKKELYIKLGILFIFLFLNFQTTYNYGILKWAY